CAGGCCCATGGCGGGCCGGCGCCTCGGACCCGCACAGCCCCAGCCCCCAGATGAGCATGAACGACAGGTGCACGCTGGGGTGGAACGGCAGGTAGTGCACCAGGGCCAGGACGTGGAAGCCCACGAAGGACAGGAGCGCTCCCGTGGCCGGAATCGAACCCGCCCGGTGCCTTCGCACCAGCGCCCTCGCCAGCAGGAAGTGCATCGTCGCCAGCAGCACCAGCCCCACGAGCCCCGTCTCCGCCCAGGCCGTCAGCCAGAGGTTGTGGGAGTCCGTGGCCAGCAGGTCCGTGATGCCCGTCTCCGCCTGCGTCGCCAGGGCCGCGGGTTTGTGATTGCCGAAGCCCACGCCCACCCAGGGGTGTTCCCGCACCAGGCGCCAGCCCACGGACATCGCCAGCGAGCGCTCTCCGCTGCCGAAGAGGTTGTCCACCGCCTTGCCGAACCGTTCCCTCCACGCGGGCGTCAGCAGCACCACGGCCACCAGCGCCACCGCCACGCCCAGCCCCGCCTTCCGCGCCGTCCCCCGCAGCAACAGCAGCAACGCCAGCACGCACACGCCCAGCGCCGCTCCCAGCGCTGCTCTCGCGAACGCGCCGTAGATGGACAGCAGCAGCCCCAGCACCATCACGCCGGCCAGCACCCGCCGCCGCGTCACCTTCGACCGGCCAATCACCGCCAGCGCCGGGCCCAGCACCGCGATGGCTCCGTGCGCGAACCGCAGCCTGTGGAAGAAGAAGCCTCCCGCCGCGTACCTCGGGTTCTCCTCCGTTCCGAAGTTCTCGTGCAGGCGCGACAGGTTCAGCTTCAGGAACTTTGGCGGCTCCCAGGGCCACTGCACCCGGTGCTGGAAGAAGCCCAGCGCCGCCGCCAGCAGCCAGCCTCCCGCGACGAGGCTCCCCAGCATCAGCCACGGCACTCCCAGCGTCCCGATGCACGCGACCGCTGCTCCCGCCACCGTGTCCAGCGCCTGGCCGTACCTCGCGCCCCGGGGCCACTTCGTCGCGGCTCCCGTCAACAGCGCCACCGCCGGGGACAGCAGCTGCCAGACGCTCAGGGCGACGCTCGCCAGCACGAACGCCCTGACGTCCTTCTCCAGCCGCAGCCGCTTCGTCACCGCCAGAGCCAGGGCCAGCGCCGTGGCCAGGATGGCTCCGGCCTGGAGCACCGCCTCCGCCAGCACCAG
The sequence above is drawn from the Corallococcus exiguus genome and encodes:
- a CDS encoding O-antigen ligase family protein — encoded protein: MGTETKTVESGRWKTAVAAVLGLYAVGLVLAEAVLQAGAILATALALALAVTKRLRLEKDVRAFVLASVALSVWQLLSPAVALLTGAATKWPRGARYGQALDTVAGAAVACIGTLGVPWLMLGSLVAGGWLLAAALGFFQHRVQWPWEPPKFLKLNLSRLHENFGTEENPRYAAGGFFFHRLRFAHGAIAVLGPALAVIGRSKVTRRRVLAGVMVLGLLLSIYGAFARAALGAALGVCVLALLLLLRGTARKAGLGVAVALVAVVLLTPAWRERFGKAVDNLFGSGERSLAMSVGWRLVREHPWVGVGFGNHKPAALATQAETGITDLLATDSHNLWLTAWAETGLVGLVLLATMHFLLARALVRRHRAGSIPATGALLSFVGFHVLALVHYLPFHPSVHLSFMLIWGLGLCGSEAPARHGPD